The following proteins come from a genomic window of Winogradskyella sp. PC-19:
- a CDS encoding nicotinate-nucleotide adenylyltransferase, protein MTEITYRADKEFDNIPSLRDKCLRINLNADIYGSFAEIGAGQETVRQFFRAGGASGTIAKTMSAYDKDFSDAIYGIENDKRYVTEARLRKMLDHEMNLMEERITRDKHPDKIFFTYANTVATIDFAKKYMGHGWVGIKYQVEPDGDYNEIVLHLRFKENDARLQQETLGVLGTNLIYGAFYKYNEPKKLLRYLYDHLDKDQLEIDTINFSGPVFENVDNRLMSLQLVKNGMTDAVMFSPDGNNVLPARVLYKKNILALRGSFRPVTKVNMDMFEKSYEMFIKENKVNKEKTQVIFEITLSNLRAEGEIDEQDFMDRARLLCSLGQTVLISNFKEYYKLVEYFSQYSKNRMGLAMGVNNLVDIFDEKYYRHLSGGILEAFGKLFYKDLRVYLYPMVNEDGSITSSENLKVHPRMKELYKFFKYNGKVVDINDYDPSILSIFSRKVLAKIAAGETGWESMLPEGVAKLIKEKALFGYESEEVMHK, encoded by the coding sequence ATGACTGAAATAACATACAGAGCTGATAAAGAATTTGATAATATTCCTTCTCTCAGAGATAAATGTTTACGTATTAATCTTAATGCAGACATTTATGGCTCTTTTGCTGAGATTGGTGCAGGACAAGAAACCGTGCGTCAGTTTTTTAGAGCTGGAGGTGCATCAGGTACTATTGCAAAAACTATGTCTGCGTATGATAAAGATTTTAGTGATGCCATTTATGGAATTGAGAATGACAAACGCTATGTAACAGAGGCTAGATTACGTAAAATGCTTGACCATGAAATGAACCTCATGGAAGAGCGTATTACGAGAGACAAACATCCTGATAAAATCTTCTTTACCTATGCTAATACTGTAGCTACAATTGATTTCGCAAAAAAATACATGGGTCACGGTTGGGTTGGAATTAAATACCAAGTTGAACCAGATGGCGATTATAATGAAATTGTATTACACCTTCGTTTTAAAGAGAATGACGCTAGATTACAACAAGAAACTTTAGGTGTTTTAGGAACTAATCTTATTTATGGTGCTTTCTATAAATATAACGAACCTAAAAAATTATTACGCTACCTATATGACCACTTAGACAAAGACCAATTAGAAATTGATACGATTAATTTTTCAGGTCCTGTTTTTGAAAATGTCGATAACCGACTAATGAGTTTACAATTGGTAAAAAACGGTATGACTGATGCCGTTATGTTTTCGCCGGATGGAAATAACGTACTTCCTGCTCGTGTTTTATACAAGAAAAACATCTTAGCACTTAGAGGTAGTTTTAGACCTGTGACTAAAGTAAACATGGATATGTTTGAGAAATCTTACGAAATGTTTATTAAGGAGAATAAAGTTAATAAAGAGAAAACACAAGTTATATTCGAAATCACATTATCCAATCTTCGTGCTGAAGGAGAAATTGATGAACAAGATTTTATGGATCGTGCACGCTTACTTTGCTCTCTTGGTCAAACTGTGTTAATATCGAACTTCAAGGAATACTACAAGTTAGTTGAATATTTTTCTCAATATTCAAAAAACAGAATGGGATTAGCTATGGGTGTCAACAACTTAGTAGATATTTTTGACGAAAAGTATTACCGTCATTTAAGTGGTGGTATTCTCGAAGCCTTTGGTAAGCTTTTTTACAAAGATTTACGTGTATACTTATACCCAATGGTTAATGAAGATGGAAGTATCACATCTAGTGAAAACCTTAAAGTTCACCCACGAATGAAAGAATTATACAAATTCTTCAAGTATAACGGTAAAGTGGTAGACATTAATGATTACGACCCATCTATACTTTCAATTTTCTCAAGAAAAGTATTAGCAAAAATTGCTGCTGGTGAAACGGGTTGGGAAAGTATGCTTCCTGAAGGCGTTGCAAAACTCATTAAAGAAAAAGCTTTATTTGGATATGAATCTGAAGAGGTTATGCATAAATAA
- a CDS encoding endonuclease III domain-containing protein: MTKQEKVEFVITTLKDLYPEIPIPLDNKDPYTLLIAVLLSAQCTDVRVNQITPLLFAKADNPYDMIKMSVEEIKEIIRPCGLSPMKSKGIYGLSKILLEKHKGEVPQSFEDLEELPAVGHKTASVVMSQAFGVPAFPVDTHIHRLMYRWNLTNGKSVTQTEKDAKRLFPEETWNDLHLQIIWYGREYSPARGWDLDKDIITKTIGRKTVLNDYFKNRK, encoded by the coding sequence ATGACAAAGCAAGAAAAGGTAGAATTTGTTATAACTACGTTAAAAGACTTATATCCTGAAATTCCAATTCCTCTAGACAATAAAGACCCATATACGCTATTAATAGCGGTATTGTTATCTGCGCAATGTACAGATGTCCGTGTAAACCAAATTACACCACTATTATTTGCAAAGGCAGATAATCCGTATGATATGATAAAAATGTCGGTAGAAGAAATAAAGGAGATAATTAGACCTTGCGGACTAAGCCCAATGAAAAGTAAAGGCATTTACGGTTTATCAAAAATTCTATTAGAAAAGCACAAAGGTGAAGTTCCTCAAAGTTTTGAAGACCTTGAAGAATTACCAGCAGTTGGACATAAAACAGCAAGTGTAGTTATGAGTCAAGCTTTTGGTGTTCCTGCTTTTCCTGTGGATACACACATCCATCGTTTAATGTATCGTTGGAATCTAACAAACGGTAAAAGTGTTACTCAAACCGAAAAAGATGCTAAACGCTTGTTCCCTGAAGAAACTTGGAACGATTTACATCTTCAAATTATTTGGTATGGTCGTGAATATTCACCAGCTCGAGGCTGGGACTTAGATAAAGACATCATTACAAAAACGATAGGTCGAAAAACAGTTTTGAATGATTATTTTAAAAATAGGAAATAA
- a CDS encoding DinB family protein, producing the protein MNLSPEEFNPYYLPYIQLATKSDITESLKQNLISVVDFYQSIANDKLEFSYADGKWTPKDILLHIIDTERVFAYRAMRIARQDRTEMVGFEQDDYVEAGKANSRSISSLLEEYKAVRNATLALFNSFSVEDLKAIGKASGSPVSVRAIGYIITGHENHHNNVIKERYL; encoded by the coding sequence ATGAATTTATCACCCGAAGAATTTAACCCTTATTACTTGCCATATATACAATTAGCTACTAAATCAGATATTACTGAGAGTTTAAAGCAGAATTTAATATCTGTTGTAGATTTTTACCAAAGTATAGCAAATGACAAATTAGAATTTTCATATGCTGATGGAAAATGGACTCCAAAAGACATCTTGTTGCATATTATTGATACTGAACGCGTTTTTGCTTATCGTGCGATGCGTATTGCAAGGCAAGATAGGACTGAAATGGTTGGCTTTGAACAAGATGATTATGTTGAAGCTGGTAAAGCTAATAGCAGAAGTATTAGCAGTTTACTTGAAGAATACAAAGCTGTCCGAAACGCAACATTGGCTTTGTTTAATTCTTTCTCAGTTGAAGACTTAAAAGCAATAGGCAAGGCGAGTGGCTCACCGGTTTCTGTTAGAGCAATTGGTTATATTATTACTGGTCATGAGAACCATCATAACAACGTCATTAAGGAAAGATATTTATAG
- the uvrA gene encoding excinuclease ABC subunit UvrA: MNTAVLDVNPKENIIIKGAKLHNLKNIDVVIPRNKLVVITGLSGSGKSSLAFDTLYAEGQRRYVESLSSYARQFLGRLNKPKVDYIKGIAPAIAIEQKVNSTNPRSTVGTTTEIYDYLKLLFARIGKTYSPISGDLVKKHRTTDVIDYISKFDEGTKLLLLSPIVLEEDRTIENKLQTLLAQGYARVKVKDEVLRIDDVLKTEIKSAKNLYLVVDRIVYKDDEDFLNRLADAVETAFFEGVGTCIIESLSDKKQKSFNNKFELDGMVFLEPNAHLFSFNNPYGACPKCEGYGDVIGIDEDLVIPNTALSVYENAVFPWRGESMSWYRDQLVNNSHKFDFPIHKSFFELSSEQQALVWSGNQYFEGLDNFFAELESKAYKIQNRVMLSRYRGKTKCNVCKGKRLREEASYVKIYDKTVMDLVDLPLDELSSFFKDLKLGEHDTKIAKRLLKEINTRLEFLSNVGLNYLTLNRKSNTLSGGESQRINLATSLGSSLVGSMYILDEPSIGLHPKDTERLIDVLKSLRDLGNTVIVVEHDEDIMKSADEVIDIGPEAGTFGGQVVATGTFKDILVSDSLTAQYLNGKLKIELPKKRRTSKYSIEVIGARENNLKNIDVTFPLNMLTVITGVSGSGKSTLVKKLLYPALQKKLTGFGDKPGQFTELKGNFTNIENVEFVDQNPIGRSSRSNPVTYIKAYDDIRALFASQKLSKIRNYQAKHFSFNVDGGRCETCKGEGEVTIEMQFMADVHLTCETCNGKRFKKEVLEVNFEGKSIDDILNMTIDNAVAFFSEHKQSKIERKLQPLKDVGLGYVTLGQSSSTLSGGEAQRIKLASFLGKGSRGDTTLFIFDEPTTGLHFHDIKKLLKSFQALIEIGHSIIVIEHNIDLIKCADHIIDLGPEGGKNGGQLVAFGTPEDILKNKESITGKYLKDKL; encoded by the coding sequence ATGAACACAGCTGTTTTAGACGTCAATCCTAAAGAAAATATCATTATTAAGGGTGCAAAATTGCATAACTTAAAAAATATTGATGTTGTCATTCCACGTAATAAACTCGTGGTTATAACTGGCTTATCAGGCTCAGGAAAATCTAGCTTAGCCTTTGATACACTTTATGCTGAAGGTCAGCGACGTTATGTAGAGAGTCTTAGTAGTTATGCACGTCAGTTTTTAGGGCGTCTTAATAAGCCAAAAGTAGATTATATAAAAGGGATTGCGCCAGCTATAGCAATAGAGCAAAAGGTAAATTCTACAAATCCGCGATCTACAGTAGGCACCACTACTGAAATTTATGACTATCTAAAACTTCTATTCGCTCGTATAGGTAAAACTTACTCACCCATTTCTGGTGATTTGGTAAAAAAGCATCGCACTACAGATGTCATCGATTACATTTCTAAATTTGACGAAGGCACAAAACTACTGCTCTTGTCTCCTATCGTTCTGGAAGAAGACAGAACTATCGAAAACAAACTACAAACACTTTTGGCTCAAGGATATGCCAGAGTAAAAGTAAAAGATGAAGTTTTAAGAATAGATGACGTATTAAAAACTGAAATAAAAAGCGCTAAAAACCTCTATTTAGTAGTTGATAGAATTGTATACAAAGATGATGAAGATTTCCTGAATCGACTAGCAGATGCAGTAGAAACAGCTTTTTTTGAAGGAGTTGGGACTTGTATCATAGAATCCTTATCAGATAAAAAACAAAAATCTTTTAATAATAAATTTGAATTAGACGGAATGGTTTTTTTAGAACCAAACGCCCATTTATTCAGTTTTAATAATCCTTATGGTGCTTGCCCAAAATGTGAAGGCTATGGCGATGTTATCGGTATTGACGAAGACTTGGTAATTCCTAATACAGCACTTTCAGTTTATGAAAATGCAGTTTTTCCGTGGCGTGGAGAAAGTATGAGTTGGTACCGAGATCAATTGGTTAACAATTCTCACAAATTTGATTTTCCTATTCATAAATCGTTTTTTGAATTAAGCTCTGAACAACAAGCTTTGGTATGGTCTGGCAATCAATATTTTGAAGGTCTAGATAACTTTTTTGCCGAACTTGAATCAAAAGCTTATAAAATTCAGAATCGCGTTATGCTATCACGGTACCGTGGTAAAACTAAATGTAATGTCTGTAAAGGCAAACGTTTACGAGAAGAAGCAAGCTATGTCAAAATTTATGATAAGACCGTTATGGATTTGGTAGATTTGCCTCTGGACGAATTAAGTTCATTCTTTAAAGATTTAAAATTAGGAGAACACGATACTAAAATCGCTAAACGCTTACTTAAAGAAATAAACACAAGACTAGAATTCTTATCCAATGTAGGTCTTAATTACCTGACTTTAAATAGAAAATCGAACACACTTTCTGGTGGGGAGAGTCAACGTATAAACTTAGCAACTTCACTAGGTAGCAGCCTAGTCGGTTCAATGTATATATTAGATGAGCCTAGTATTGGTCTACACCCAAAAGATACCGAAAGATTGATTGACGTTTTAAAATCGCTTAGAGATTTAGGTAATACAGTTATTGTTGTAGAACATGACGAAGACATTATGAAATCAGCTGATGAAGTCATTGATATTGGTCCAGAAGCAGGTACTTTTGGAGGTCAAGTTGTTGCAACAGGTACATTTAAAGACATATTGGTTTCTGACTCATTAACAGCACAATACCTAAATGGTAAATTAAAAATTGAGTTGCCAAAAAAACGAAGAACTTCAAAATACAGTATTGAGGTTATTGGAGCTCGAGAAAATAATCTCAAAAATATAGATGTTACTTTTCCTCTAAACATGCTTACGGTAATTACTGGTGTATCAGGTAGTGGAAAAAGTACGCTCGTTAAAAAGTTACTTTATCCTGCACTTCAAAAAAAGCTAACTGGATTTGGAGATAAGCCAGGTCAATTCACTGAATTAAAAGGTAATTTTACTAATATTGAAAATGTCGAGTTTGTTGACCAGAACCCGATTGGACGTTCATCACGCTCAAATCCCGTTACTTACATAAAAGCATATGATGACATTAGAGCTCTATTTGCGTCGCAAAAACTGAGTAAAATTAGAAATTACCAAGCTAAACACTTTAGCTTTAATGTAGATGGTGGACGTTGTGAGACCTGTAAAGGTGAAGGAGAAGTCACTATCGAAATGCAATTTATGGCCGATGTGCACCTAACTTGTGAGACTTGTAATGGAAAGCGCTTTAAAAAAGAAGTATTAGAGGTTAATTTTGAAGGGAAATCTATTGATGACATTCTAAATATGACCATTGATAACGCTGTAGCGTTTTTCTCTGAGCACAAGCAGTCTAAAATAGAAAGAAAACTACAGCCGCTTAAAGATGTTGGTTTGGGTTATGTAACTTTAGGGCAGTCATCATCTACACTTTCTGGTGGCGAAGCACAACGTATTAAATTAGCTTCTTTTTTAGGCAAAGGTTCACGTGGTGATACGACCTTATTTATATTTGATGAACCTACAACTGGTTTGCATTTTCATGATATCAAAAAATTATTAAAATCATTTCAAGCTCTAATCGAAATTGGTCATTCAATAATTGTAATAGAGCATAATATAGATTTAATCAAGTGTGCCGACCATATTATTGATTTGGGTCCAGAAGGTGGAAAAAATGGTGGTCAACTTGTAGCTTTTGGTACACCTGAGGATATTTTAAAAAATAAAGAATCGATTACTGGTAAATATTTGAAGGATAAACTATAA
- a CDS encoding Lrp/AsnC family transcriptional regulator, with translation MAKFKLDEIDHQILDMLIDNTRIPFTDIAKKLLISAGTVHVRVKKMEEAGIIRGSSLTLDYKKLGYSFIAYVGVFLQNTSQTKFVLERISEIPYVTVAHITTGKFNIFCKIRAKDTMHAKEIIFMLDDIDGVYRTETMISLEESINDKKRLMHTIFNEL, from the coding sequence ATGGCGAAGTTTAAATTAGACGAAATAGATCATCAAATTCTGGATATGCTTATTGACAATACGCGTATTCCTTTTACCGACATAGCAAAAAAATTATTAATTTCTGCAGGAACAGTTCACGTTCGTGTGAAAAAAATGGAGGAAGCTGGTATTATTAGAGGCTCTTCATTGACTTTAGATTATAAAAAATTAGGATATTCTTTTATAGCATACGTTGGTGTTTTCTTGCAAAACACATCCCAAACCAAATTTGTTTTAGAACGTATATCTGAAATTCCTTATGTAACTGTGGCTCACATTACTACGGGTAAATTTAATATCTTCTGTAAGATAAGAGCTAAAGATACAATGCATGCAAAGGAAATTATTTTCATGTTAGATGATATTGACGGTGTTTACAGAACAGAAACTATGATTTCGTTAGAGGAAAGCATTAATGACAAAAAACGTTTAATGCATACCATTTTTAACGAATTGTAA
- the bcp gene encoding thioredoxin-dependent thiol peroxidase: protein MTHLKVGDKAPNFEALDQDGNTIKLSDYKGKKLVVFFYPKASTPGCTAEACNLNDNFKRFESQNYAILGVSADSQKRQSNFKKKYGFEYPLLADEDKSVIEAFGVWGPKKFMGKEYDGIHRTTFVIDEDGVLEDVILKVKTKAHAEQILDA, encoded by the coding sequence ATGACGCATTTAAAAGTAGGAGATAAGGCACCAAATTTTGAAGCTTTGGATCAAGATGGAAATACTATTAAACTAAGTGATTATAAAGGAAAAAAGCTTGTTGTTTTCTTTTATCCAAAAGCGAGTACACCAGGTTGTACAGCAGAAGCCTGTAATTTAAATGATAATTTTAAACGTTTTGAATCTCAGAATTATGCAATTTTAGGTGTAAGTGCAGATAGTCAAAAACGTCAGTCTAATTTTAAAAAAAAATATGGTTTTGAATATCCGCTTTTAGCAGACGAGGATAAATCAGTTATTGAAGCGTTTGGTGTTTGGGGGCCAAAAAAGTTTATGGGTAAAGAATATGATGGTATTCACCGTACAACCTTTGTAATTGACGAAGATGGCGTTTTAGAAGACGTTATCTTAAAAGTAAAGACAAAAGCTCATGCTGAGCAGATTTTAGATGCTTAA
- a CDS encoding RNA polymerase sigma factor has protein sequence MKRKLIEDAVLVKNYINGDEGALSILINRHKQKIYSFIYSKVFDRDITEDVFQDTFIKVIRTLKRGKYNEEGKFLPWVMRIAHNLVIDHFRRNKRMPKFDNSGEFSIFSVLSDSSLNAEKTLIKDQVESDVRRIIEELPEDQKQVLVMRMYQDMSFKEISERTGVSINTALGRMRYALINLRKVIEQHNIVLTN, from the coding sequence ATGAAAAGAAAACTTATCGAAGACGCAGTCTTAGTCAAAAATTACATTAACGGAGATGAAGGTGCATTATCCATATTGATAAACAGGCACAAACAAAAAATCTATAGTTTTATCTATTCAAAAGTATTTGATAGAGATATCACTGAAGATGTCTTTCAGGATACTTTTATTAAAGTGATTAGAACTTTAAAAAGAGGAAAGTATAACGAGGAAGGTAAATTTTTGCCTTGGGTAATGCGTATTGCTCATAATTTGGTAATAGACCATTTTAGACGTAATAAGCGTATGCCAAAATTCGATAATTCTGGTGAGTTTAGTATTTTTTCTGTATTGAGTGATTCTTCTTTAAATGCTGAAAAGACTTTGATTAAAGACCAGGTAGAGTCTGATGTAAGACGTATTATTGAAGAATTACCAGAAGACCAAAAGCAAGTATTAGTGATGCGTATGTATCAAGATATGAGCTTTAAAGAAATATCAGAGCGTACAGGTGTTAGTATTAATACTGCGTTGGGCAGAATGCGTTACGCGTTAATTAATCTTCGTAAGGTTATTGAGCAGCATAATATCGTTTTGACAAATTGA